From a single Chloracidobacterium thermophilum B genomic region:
- the cas3g gene encoding type I-G CRISPR-associated helicase/endonuclease Cas3g: protein MTQGRANYFDNWFKKATGRKPFPYQRALAQCGRLPELLEVPTGTGKTAAAILGWLWRRRCHPKETVRNATPRRLVYCLPMRVLVEQTRACAVRWLNNLNLLAGTAIFKGNRLKSYEVDWKQQNKIAVVRLMGGESQRDWREYPEREAIIIGTQDMLLSRALNRGFAMPPQEWPIDFGFLNVDALWVMDEVQLMGPGRTTSVQLQAFWDAAPPSHGLRQTLWMSATLGSQAGSLQLPNWMQTPEKSQLLACQHTNADLQNPAFALRWNAPKRLELHLDSAANNTGVTKPKVKPARGKRKPGSKDDAQAGKPGEQGWTVESPDLHTAILDEANGGRLVLVFVNQVKRARELHDRLRASAGAGAEVLLVHARMRPRDRHAVVSKLGTATPASGRIVVTTQVLEAGVDLDADALFTELCPWPSLVQRLGRLNRSGTRPRSSDVNKGKAKPARAVVFEPVIFEPPSPARKEQESDGDYEERRKRELSWPYEPEAIDEARKLLAQVAEAHDGSLSPKTLSTLSISLPLEGPVLRRFDLDDLFDTDPDLSGGYTDVTPYLRAADRDVDAYLLWRRITGERDADETGERDADETGERDADEQVPFHRGELCPVPFYEAQEAFAEREVWILTLSTGRKGRAAWRKATGREIRAGDTVMVDREAGCYREDVGWTARDADKPNVIIDRCKRDDGKRVRAWVRLDGGTASLVCEIDEHIVGPRARLEDRRCFTKEWMELEPHLLLAEQKAMDLVGRLALNGTVGESVIRAARWHDVGKALERKRNGTFTRPFQEYLRRGGTAVEPHPRNNALYAKSNGRKPGGTSGFRHEMASLLAFLESKHVDDDLAAFLILAHHGKVRLLPEAWDDDDPVDLCGVRDGDRIPAAALPVGNNPIVLNTKIVLPSRQHRGWQGRVHKLLKKHGPFLLAYLEGLVRVADWRAS from the coding sequence ATGACTCAGGGGCGAGCGAACTACTTCGACAATTGGTTCAAGAAGGCGACAGGCAGGAAGCCCTTCCCCTACCAGCGTGCTCTCGCCCAATGCGGGCGACTGCCCGAGTTGCTCGAGGTGCCGACGGGCACGGGGAAGACGGCTGCTGCGATCCTCGGCTGGTTGTGGCGTCGGCGATGCCATCCGAAGGAGACCGTACGCAACGCGACGCCGCGCCGTCTCGTGTACTGCCTCCCCATGCGCGTGCTTGTGGAGCAGACGCGCGCGTGTGCTGTCCGCTGGCTGAACAACCTCAACCTGCTCGCCGGCACGGCGATCTTCAAAGGCAACCGGCTTAAAAGCTACGAAGTCGACTGGAAGCAGCAGAACAAGATCGCTGTCGTCAGGCTTATGGGTGGCGAGTCCCAGCGCGACTGGCGCGAGTACCCGGAGCGCGAGGCCATCATCATTGGAACACAGGACATGCTGCTCTCGCGGGCGCTGAATCGCGGCTTCGCGATGCCGCCGCAGGAGTGGCCGATCGACTTCGGATTTCTTAACGTGGACGCGCTCTGGGTGATGGACGAAGTCCAGCTCATGGGGCCGGGGCGCACGACGAGCGTACAGCTCCAAGCGTTCTGGGACGCTGCACCTCCGTCCCATGGGCTGCGCCAGACGCTCTGGATGAGCGCCACACTCGGCAGCCAGGCCGGCTCGCTCCAGCTTCCGAATTGGATGCAAACGCCTGAAAAGAGCCAGTTGCTTGCATGTCAGCACACAAACGCCGACCTTCAAAACCCGGCGTTCGCCCTGCGGTGGAACGCTCCTAAGCGCCTGGAACTGCACCTGGACTCCGCTGCAAACAACACTGGCGTTACGAAGCCGAAAGTCAAGCCAGCGCGTGGCAAGCGCAAGCCAGGGTCCAAAGATGACGCACAGGCAGGCAAGCCAGGCGAGCAGGGCTGGACCGTCGAGAGTCCCGATCTGCATACGGCGATTCTCGATGAAGCGAATGGCGGACGCCTCGTGCTCGTCTTCGTGAATCAGGTCAAGCGTGCGCGCGAACTCCACGACCGCCTTCGCGCAAGCGCCGGAGCCGGGGCGGAGGTTCTCCTCGTCCACGCCCGCATGCGCCCGCGCGATCGGCACGCAGTCGTGAGCAAGCTCGGGACCGCCACACCTGCTTCCGGACGCATCGTCGTCACGACACAGGTCCTCGAAGCCGGCGTGGACCTCGACGCCGATGCGCTCTTCACGGAACTCTGTCCGTGGCCGTCGCTTGTGCAGCGGCTTGGACGGCTGAATCGCAGCGGCACGCGGCCACGATCCAGTGACGTTAACAAGGGCAAGGCAAAGCCGGCGCGGGCTGTGGTCTTCGAGCCTGTGATCTTCGAGCCGCCGTCTCCGGCACGTAAGGAGCAGGAGTCCGACGGTGACTACGAGGAGCGACGCAAGCGCGAGCTGAGCTGGCCGTACGAGCCCGAGGCCATCGACGAAGCCCGAAAGCTCCTTGCTCAGGTGGCGGAGGCTCACGACGGCTCCCTCTCGCCCAAGACGCTGTCGACTCTTTCGATCTCGCTTCCGCTCGAAGGGCCCGTCCTTCGGCGCTTCGACCTGGACGATCTCTTTGACACCGATCCGGATCTGTCTGGTGGCTACACGGATGTAACGCCGTATCTGCGCGCCGCCGATCGCGACGTCGATGCGTACCTGCTCTGGCGGCGGATCACAGGTGAGCGCGACGCGGACGAGACAGGTGAGCGCGACGCGGACGAGACAGGTGAGCGCGACGCGGACGAGCAGGTGCCGTTCCATCGCGGCGAGCTGTGCCCCGTGCCGTTCTACGAAGCGCAGGAGGCGTTCGCAGAACGCGAGGTCTGGATCCTGACGCTCTCTACGGGGCGCAAAGGTCGCGCCGCCTGGCGCAAAGCGACAGGGCGCGAGATCCGCGCCGGCGACACCGTCATGGTCGATCGTGAGGCCGGGTGCTATCGCGAAGACGTCGGGTGGACCGCCAGGGACGCAGACAAACCGAACGTGATCATTGACCGCTGTAAGAGGGACGACGGCAAGCGCGTACGCGCCTGGGTCCGCCTCGACGGTGGAACGGCGTCGCTCGTTTGCGAGATCGACGAGCACATCGTGGGCCCACGCGCGCGGCTCGAAGATCGGCGGTGCTTCACCAAGGAGTGGATGGAGCTCGAACCTCACCTGCTCCTCGCGGAGCAGAAGGCAATGGACCTCGTGGGAAGGCTCGCGTTGAATGGCACCGTCGGCGAATCTGTCATCCGAGCCGCGCGTTGGCACGACGTCGGGAAGGCGCTCGAGCGGAAGAGAAACGGTACATTCACCCGGCCGTTTCAGGAGTACTTGCGGCGCGGCGGCACGGCCGTCGAGCCACATCCGCGCAACAACGCTCTCTATGCGAAGTCCAACGGACGGAAGCCGGGCGGTACCTCAGGCTTCCGACACGAGATGGCCTCGCTCCTCGCGTTCCTTGAGTCGAAGCACGTGGACGACGACCTCGCGGCGTTCCTGATCCTCGCTCACCACGGCAAGGTACGGCTGCTTCCCGAGGCGTGGGATGATGATGACCCCGTGGATCTGTGTGGCGTGCGGGACGGCGACAGGATCCCCGCGGCCGCCTTACCCGTCGGAAATAACCCGATCGTGCTCAACACGAAAATCGTGCTTCCATCCCGCCAGCACCGGGGATGGCAAGGGCGCGTGCACAAACTGCTCAAAAAACACGGGCCGTTTCTCCTTGCCTACCTGGAAGGCCTCGTGCGCGTCGCGGACTGGAGGGCGAGCTGA
- the cas8g1 gene encoding type I-G CRISPR-associated protein Cas8g1/Csx17, with amino-acid sequence MAAVVLGGVSPRSLGDLLKGFGIMAIVGENCPDALFWWDDAFHLAVERPCDDGADQTKARQAIEDVVRGHLLGWGSVVAEAFKPVRGSKEKKIKRQGSKLKKRDNHDRFEPQIAAWARAIALPDPDKEKTEPHPLFPAHGQEGSGDYFSQVEKAVEAARGAPLDIAWSLFAEGNPKLKKGLDSGYLFFPEPMKRYATGIAKWAQDRAALSPWCFLLAVRGAVLLRGSLRRLRWGRRAYPAFPFVFEGSVVELGKGKFFRNVEIHLPTWNADCPRTLAEFEVQMRQFQARLSGRGFAATAAEFRAAVVGRGPGAAFDTFHRFVLEGRRRGQDQRMRQGIPRGSTRVGVKGKEHATLRLMLAPLAETGWFDQFSTDRLRAERARAEEAIHRAVDEPGPDTYRGILESLWDLNQALVVSGALRRDLEDTRRKPRPLPPLPALLWERALGNGPDPAHRLGRAIGSILGVRADLGVRAEGAVVGPILEHMLPVRYRWDDRAWTVPESPPSRSLRWSGLNPLGDFGDLFWYRWLDSAELPRLPFAAARFARLADIAALLRGDVNIREVHCLAALYALLDWQNHNQPLETEQATASGAGVFLPPSYVALRLWLDLGIDPPPESRPPRDGTVARLLSLGSASGVERAVELALRRLRVNGLPWSTNPRPTGKAVARFAATIPGDEAARMLLAVLVPILKDDTLALSRRLWVPIDEQEAIA; translated from the coding sequence ATGGCAGCGGTCGTTCTCGGCGGGGTCTCGCCGCGTTCGCTCGGCGATCTCCTCAAAGGCTTCGGCATCATGGCCATCGTCGGGGAGAACTGTCCGGACGCACTGTTCTGGTGGGACGACGCCTTTCACCTGGCGGTCGAGCGGCCCTGCGACGATGGCGCGGATCAGACGAAGGCGAGGCAGGCGATCGAGGATGTGGTGCGCGGCCACCTGCTCGGGTGGGGGAGTGTCGTTGCGGAGGCGTTCAAGCCCGTTCGCGGCAGCAAGGAGAAAAAAATCAAACGGCAAGGTTCGAAGCTCAAGAAGCGCGATAACCATGATCGGTTCGAGCCCCAGATTGCGGCATGGGCACGGGCGATCGCTCTTCCCGACCCGGACAAGGAGAAGACCGAACCGCACCCGCTGTTCCCTGCCCATGGGCAGGAGGGCAGCGGCGACTACTTCTCCCAGGTCGAGAAGGCAGTCGAGGCGGCCAGAGGTGCTCCGTTGGACATCGCGTGGTCGCTCTTCGCGGAAGGGAACCCCAAACTCAAGAAGGGGCTCGACAGCGGCTATCTCTTCTTTCCCGAGCCAATGAAACGCTACGCGACGGGCATCGCGAAGTGGGCGCAGGATCGCGCTGCGCTCAGCCCATGGTGCTTCCTGCTGGCAGTGCGTGGGGCTGTGCTTTTGCGTGGCAGCCTTCGTCGCCTCCGCTGGGGTCGCCGCGCGTACCCCGCGTTCCCGTTCGTGTTCGAGGGCTCGGTGGTCGAGCTCGGGAAGGGCAAGTTCTTCCGGAACGTCGAGATCCACCTCCCCACGTGGAACGCCGACTGCCCTCGGACGCTCGCGGAGTTCGAAGTCCAGATGCGTCAGTTCCAGGCACGTCTGTCAGGCCGGGGCTTCGCCGCCACCGCAGCAGAGTTCCGGGCGGCGGTCGTCGGGCGTGGCCCCGGTGCCGCCTTCGACACCTTCCATCGCTTCGTCCTCGAAGGGCGCCGCCGAGGGCAGGACCAGCGGATGCGTCAAGGCATCCCACGCGGTTCGACGCGCGTTGGGGTCAAGGGCAAGGAACACGCAACGCTACGGCTGATGCTGGCACCGCTCGCGGAAACGGGATGGTTCGACCAGTTCAGCACGGATCGTTTGCGCGCGGAACGTGCGCGCGCGGAGGAGGCCATCCATCGCGCAGTCGATGAGCCCGGGCCCGATACGTATCGTGGCATCCTCGAGTCGCTCTGGGATCTCAACCAGGCGCTTGTTGTGTCCGGTGCCCTGCGCCGGGACCTCGAGGACACACGCCGGAAGCCGCGCCCACTGCCACCGCTCCCGGCGCTCCTATGGGAGCGTGCACTCGGGAACGGGCCAGACCCGGCCCATCGACTGGGACGTGCCATCGGTTCGATCCTCGGGGTTCGAGCCGACCTCGGGGTTCGAGCCGAGGGTGCGGTTGTCGGGCCCATCCTTGAGCACATGCTCCCGGTTCGATACCGCTGGGACGACCGCGCCTGGACGGTTCCGGAATCGCCTCCGTCGCGTTCTCTCCGGTGGTCCGGCCTGAACCCCCTCGGTGACTTCGGGGACCTCTTCTGGTACCGCTGGCTCGACAGTGCCGAGTTGCCGAGGCTGCCGTTTGCCGCCGCGCGCTTCGCGCGCCTCGCCGACATCGCCGCCCTGCTTCGTGGTGACGTGAACATTCGGGAGGTCCATTGCCTCGCTGCTCTCTACGCCCTTCTCGACTGGCAAAACCACAACCAACCGTTGGAAACTGAGCAGGCTACAGCGTCGGGCGCAGGCGTTTTCCTGCCGCCGTCGTACGTGGCACTCCGGCTATGGCTCGATCTGGGCATCGATCCGCCGCCGGAGTCGCGGCCCCCGCGCGACGGCACTGTTGCGCGGCTTCTCTCATTAGGCAGCGCCAGCGGGGTCGAGAGGGCTGTTGAATTGGCGCTCCGGCGACTGCGAGTCAACGGACTCCCTTGGAGCACGAATCCGAGACCGACCGGAAAGGCTGTTGCGCGCTTCGCCGCGACGATCCCGGGTGACGAGGCAGCGCGAATGCTGCTCGCAGTTCTCGTCCCCATCTTGAAAGACGACACGCTCGCCCTATCGCGGCGTCTCTGGGTGCCGATTGACGAACAGGAGGCTATCGCATGA
- the cas7g gene encoding type I-G CRISPR-associated RAMP protein Csb1/Cas7g translates to MTTTPAQSQAQSLLDQLYAQYHIVITASLKLTNGNFLQPTGFPDIGACIYRDKEGRRWCLVESEQSMANRLEAVCMKAPGVWVDDLRGLPVIAVKDKGGKLLATNLTEPHRIASSYILESELAGGNKNLRKLFEEKIGLENRPENNGDFWPMDRRADLERLVFALDPSALLHGFQFVQWKFVGLRQTRLVHARLEAELADDPEVHYVMVKWDGIEPESTRKERANKGQSIAAKSRIVPKNITATFEIDLLALRSLSLADDRKKFLLGLALWKIGAFLNNNQSFDPRSRSTGPSLRLRADCYLTCESISWSGNSSKGQTTPTELMEAKPTGLGQAEGPSFLPDTHGNLPDTHGNDDGKQAGMSGVTFSALIKELLSDKKDEATSGEPKEGKSSAEKGTASGKESSPGNLYDGPMVEVTYDPKQNQENKPKQEKKGGSKAAQQTEANVEQAGEAQE, encoded by the coding sequence ATGACAACGACACCGGCCCAGTCACAGGCTCAATCGCTGCTCGATCAACTCTACGCGCAGTACCACATCGTGATCACCGCGTCGCTCAAGCTCACGAACGGCAACTTTCTCCAGCCCACCGGCTTTCCCGACATCGGTGCCTGCATCTACCGCGACAAGGAAGGCCGCCGCTGGTGCCTCGTCGAGAGCGAGCAGAGCATGGCGAACCGACTCGAAGCGGTCTGCATGAAGGCGCCAGGGGTCTGGGTGGACGACCTCAGGGGCCTGCCGGTCATTGCGGTGAAGGACAAGGGCGGCAAACTCCTGGCGACGAACCTCACCGAGCCGCACCGGATTGCATCGTCCTACATTCTCGAAAGCGAGCTTGCGGGCGGTAACAAAAACCTGCGCAAGCTGTTCGAGGAAAAGATCGGGCTGGAGAACAGGCCGGAGAACAACGGCGACTTCTGGCCCATGGACAGGCGCGCGGACCTCGAGCGGCTTGTCTTTGCACTGGATCCGTCGGCGCTCCTGCACGGCTTCCAGTTCGTGCAGTGGAAGTTCGTCGGACTGCGCCAGACTCGCCTCGTCCACGCGAGGCTCGAGGCCGAGCTCGCGGACGACCCCGAGGTCCACTACGTCATGGTGAAGTGGGACGGGATCGAGCCGGAGTCGACACGCAAGGAGCGCGCCAACAAGGGGCAGAGCATTGCCGCGAAGAGCCGCATTGTGCCGAAGAACATCACGGCAACGTTCGAGATCGATCTTCTTGCGCTGAGGAGCTTGTCGCTCGCAGATGACCGGAAGAAGTTCCTCCTCGGCCTTGCCCTCTGGAAGATCGGTGCCTTTCTCAACAACAATCAATCGTTCGATCCTCGCAGCCGATCGACCGGGCCGAGTCTCCGCCTCCGCGCCGATTGCTACCTGACCTGCGAGTCGATCTCGTGGAGCGGCAACTCATCAAAGGGGCAGACCACCCCCACCGAGTTGATGGAAGCGAAGCCCACCGGCCTCGGCCAAGCTGAGGGTCCGTCCTTCTTGCCAGATACCCACGGAAACTTGCCAGATACCCACGGAAATGACGACGGCAAGCAGGCCGGGATGTCCGGGGTGACCTTCAGCGCGCTCATCAAGGAACTGCTCTCGGACAAAAAGGACGAGGCGACCTCCGGGGAACCGAAAGAAGGCAAGTCGAGCGCGGAGAAGGGCACCGCGAGCGGGAAGGAGTCGTCGCCCGGCAATCTCTACGACGGCCCCATGGTGGAGGTCACGTACGATCCCAAGCAGAATCAGGAGAACAAGCCGAAGCAGGAGAAGAAGGGTGGCAGCAAGGCCGCCCAACAAACAGAGGCGAATGTCGAGCAGGCGGGCGAAGCACAGGAATGA
- the csb2 gene encoding type I-G CRISPR-associated protein Csb2: protein MTNTTVIEVKLLSGRYHAHVWGESQFGMAGPEWPPSPWRLLRALASAWFCAQPGLSSEIDRDGLLRDGLLRDRLIETLGQSDAPEIWLPRTSVHEIRYYQPVRLGASDRVPHHDHFAVPEGGRFWFRFAKSLPPDQRALLAKLLERLRYFGRSESRARLCLVDRNEPPRSDNIFVVTHHNSGQQVSPTTHYHYRRVLCTVPDKFKASDLWSVQGGCNAGKHPNARSGGYPIHLVDKLIEEKMPLPCGARWVEYAVPAEALVHEIRPRVPAPPAKPSVNVAEIRFRLNRRIPIPLRYVVAVARAFRDAAVEAHRDRTGQMSLILSGRELDGTVARGHQHAYYLPRPRAGAVTLDELLVRVPGGKLTQEELDALLGVGRIRVGGRSYPITVVPEAVVASAKPAPEARQWQSVTPFLPPLRHRQGREETRVDRQAIACAEKVCGRRPAHVESLSGPGGLGCVSPVLAHEYGTGGRGWTLTTRLGFWLQLTFDEPVSLDRPLGADAHFGAGQFAPVDQSEET from the coding sequence ATGACCAACACAACCGTCATCGAGGTGAAACTTCTCTCGGGTCGCTACCATGCACACGTGTGGGGCGAGTCCCAGTTTGGAATGGCGGGGCCAGAGTGGCCTCCCTCGCCTTGGCGACTCCTCCGTGCTCTCGCTTCCGCATGGTTCTGCGCACAGCCGGGTTTATCCTCGGAGATTGATCGCGATGGCCTGCTCCGCGATGGCCTGCTCCGCGATCGCCTGATCGAGACCCTGGGCCAATCCGACGCGCCCGAGATCTGGCTTCCGCGCACGTCGGTCCACGAGATCCGCTACTACCAGCCCGTGCGGCTGGGCGCGTCCGATCGCGTCCCCCACCACGACCACTTCGCCGTTCCCGAAGGCGGTCGCTTCTGGTTCCGCTTCGCGAAGTCACTTCCGCCGGATCAGCGGGCGTTGCTCGCCAAACTCCTTGAACGGCTGCGCTATTTCGGCCGCAGCGAGTCCCGGGCGCGCCTCTGTCTGGTGGACCGTAACGAGCCGCCAAGGTCGGATAACATCTTCGTCGTCACTCACCATAACTCCGGCCAGCAAGTCTCACCCACGACGCACTACCACTACCGGCGGGTGCTCTGCACTGTACCCGATAAGTTCAAGGCGTCGGACCTGTGGTCGGTTCAAGGCGGCTGTAATGCAGGCAAACACCCTAACGCGCGCAGTGGCGGATACCCGATCCACCTGGTGGACAAGCTCATTGAGGAGAAGATGCCGCTGCCCTGTGGGGCCAGGTGGGTCGAGTACGCGGTGCCGGCTGAAGCACTCGTCCACGAGATCCGGCCGCGCGTGCCAGCGCCACCTGCCAAGCCAAGCGTCAACGTGGCTGAGATTCGTTTCCGCCTGAATCGCCGCATCCCCATTCCGCTTCGGTACGTGGTTGCCGTCGCCCGTGCGTTTCGCGACGCGGCTGTGGAGGCGCATCGGGACCGCACGGGGCAGATGTCGTTGATACTGAGTGGTCGTGAACTCGATGGCACTGTGGCTCGAGGTCATCAGCACGCATACTACCTGCCCCGCCCGCGCGCAGGAGCCGTGACCCTCGATGAGCTTTTGGTCCGCGTGCCCGGCGGGAAGCTTACCCAGGAGGAACTCGACGCGTTGCTTGGCGTCGGGCGCATTCGCGTAGGCGGGCGCAGTTACCCGATCACCGTGGTGCCTGAGGCCGTCGTGGCGTCGGCTAAGCCTGCGCCGGAGGCGCGTCAATGGCAAAGCGTCACTCCGTTCCTGCCGCCGCTACGCCATCGTCAGGGAAGGGAGGAGACCCGTGTGGATCGACAAGCCATCGCATGCGCCGAGAAAGTCTGCGGTCGGCGCCCTGCACATGTCGAGAGTCTGTCCGGTCCTGGTGGCCTCGGCTGTGTCTCGCCTGTCCTGGCACATGAATACGGAACAGGCGGACGGGGCTGGACGCTGACGACACGGCTTGGCTTCTGGCTTCAGCTTACGTTTGACGAACCTGTGAGCCTCGACCGGCCACTCGGTGCCGACGCACACTTCGGTGCCGGGCAGTTCGCACCTGTGGACCAATCCGAAGAAACGTGA